Proteins encoded in a region of the Oceanispirochaeta sp. genome:
- a CDS encoding co-chaperone GroES, with amino-acid sequence MTIKPLGDRVLLKVVEAETKTASGLYIPETAQEKTQTATVVAIGDDKELITVKAGDKVMYDKYAGTIISINDVDHLIIKMQDIIAIVE; translated from the coding sequence ATGACAATTAAACCCTTAGGAGATCGTGTACTGCTGAAAGTAGTTGAAGCAGAAACCAAAACTGCCTCTGGTCTGTATATTCCTGAAACTGCTCAGGAAAAGACTCAGACTGCAACCGTTGTGGCCATTGGTGACGATAAGGAGCTGATCACTGTGAAAGCAGGTGACAAGGTAATGTATGACAAGTACGCAGGAACAATAATCAGCATTAATGATGTGGATCACCTCATCATTAAAATGCAGGATATCATTGCAATTGTAGAATAA
- a CDS encoding dihydroorotate dehydrogenase-like protein: MADLRTTYMGLELKNPFIVSSSGLTDSVEKVIKAEQAGAGAVILKSLFEEDIANAAQKDGSLDTYATHPEAMEYITHLGMLQHPDAYLELVEQSVKAVNIPVIASLNCYSDEWWLDYAQRIEKMGAHGLELNIALVPVSVKNSTEDVEKQIISIVKKAVKAVNIPVSVKIGSSFSSLPEITNKIRRAGASAIVLFNRFYRPDIDIEKIEFKNGNPLSSEDEYGVVLRWTGILSDLIDCDFSATTGIHTAESAIKLILAGANTVQICSVLYKHGISFLTEMIQQTEEWMDRKEFVKISDFFSLLSMDDDEERKYYQRLQYVKALKGLK; encoded by the coding sequence ATGGCTGATTTACGTACAACTTATATGGGGCTGGAATTGAAGAATCCCTTCATCGTTTCCAGTTCCGGACTCACAGATTCTGTAGAAAAGGTGATCAAAGCAGAACAAGCCGGTGCTGGAGCAGTTATTTTAAAATCCCTCTTTGAAGAAGATATTGCCAATGCCGCCCAAAAGGATGGTTCGCTGGATACCTATGCCACTCACCCCGAAGCCATGGAATATATTACCCATCTGGGAATGCTACAGCATCCTGATGCCTATCTGGAATTAGTAGAACAGTCCGTCAAGGCTGTAAATATACCAGTGATCGCCAGCTTGAATTGTTATTCTGATGAATGGTGGCTCGATTATGCACAGCGGATTGAGAAAATGGGTGCTCATGGTCTGGAATTGAACATTGCTCTTGTTCCCGTATCGGTAAAAAACAGCACCGAGGATGTGGAAAAACAGATCATCAGCATCGTCAAAAAGGCAGTGAAGGCAGTCAATATTCCTGTTTCCGTTAAAATCGGTTCCTCCTTCTCATCTCTTCCTGAAATTACGAATAAAATCAGACGGGCCGGCGCTTCGGCTATTGTATTATTCAACCGTTTTTACAGGCCTGATATAGATATTGAAAAGATTGAGTTCAAGAATGGAAACCCTCTTTCATCAGAGGATGAATACGGAGTTGTTTTGCGCTGGACTGGTATTCTTTCAGATCTGATCGATTGTGATTTTTCAGCGACAACCGGGATACATACAGCTGAATCGGCCATTAAGCTTATACTGGCAGGAGCCAATACCGTTCAGATCTGCTCAGTCTTATATAAACATGGTATATCATTTCTAACAGAAATGATTCAGCAAACCGAAGAATGGATGGATCGAAAAGAGTTTGTTAAAATTTCAGATTTTTTCAGTCTGCTCAGCATGGATGATGATGAAGAACGAAAATACTATCAGAGACTACAGTATGTGAAGGCTCTCAAAGGCCTGAAGTAG